A genomic segment from Nematostella vectensis chromosome 6, jaNemVect1.1, whole genome shotgun sequence encodes:
- the LOC125556663 gene encoding alpha-1A adrenergic receptor-like yields MNNSTPTLTGGLGSPPPGTVQFVAATFVAMLIVFTLIGNVLVCASFALFRELRTICNYFVVSLSAADILVALLAMPFWCALQVTSNMWMFGLELQLFWSCMDILCGTASIMNLMAVSIDRHIAITMPFYYETVMSPIKAKLTIMFVWLYAITISCLRLVQWPGKQGKVYMNIAAFASFLCPLTVMVVMYLRIYLVARYQVRRIGRNYMTDVKAAKTIAVVIGVFVACWTPFFVIIICYAHHPGFNVTKTTLNVVKWMEYLNSCLNPVIYTCLNRNYRRAFRKLLRRCVRLRDRRGSSASSSTFQRTMRLGSMSVSVTFIKTEPNSITGRLTKCSCMRPNVSSPKL; encoded by the coding sequence ATGAATAATTCCACCCCTACCCTGACGGGCGGGCTAGGCTCGCCTCCCCCTGGCACCGTGCAGTTCGTGGCGGCGACATTCGTAGCGATGCTGATCGTGTTCACCTTGATTGGTAACGTGCTAGTCTGCGCGAGTTTCGCGCTCTTTCGCGAGCTCCGTACCATATGTAACTACTTCGTTGTAAGTCTAAGCGCGGCGGACATCCTTGTCGCGTTGCTGGCAATGCCGTTCTGGTGCGCGCTGCAAGTCACAAGCAACATGTGGATGTTCGGATTGGAGCTGCAGTTGTTTTGGAGTTGCATGGATATCTTGTGCGGGACTGCGTCTATCATGAACCTAATGGCAGTATCTATTGACCGCCATATCGCCATTACGATGCCCTTCTACTACGAGACGGTCATGTCACCGATCAAGGCCAAGCTCACCATCATGTTTGTGTGGCTCTATGCGATCACCATATCCTGCCTAAGGCTCGTCCAGTGGCCTGGGAAGCAGGGTAAAGTCTACATGAATATTGCGGCGTTCGCGAGTTTCCTGTGCCCGCTGACCGTCATGGTTGTTATGTACTTGAGGATATATCTAGTGGCTAGGTACCAAGTCAGGCGCATAGGGCGGAACTATATGACGGACGTAAAAGCCGCCAAGACAATAGCTGTGGTGATCGGGGTGTTCGTGGCGTGCTGGACGCCATtcttcgtcatcatcatctgctATGCGCATCATCCGGGATTTAACGTTACCAAGACAACACTTAACGTCGTCAAATGGATGGAGTACTTGAACTCGTGCTTGAATCCGGTTATTTATACATGTTTGAACAGGAATTACCGGCGCGCATTTAGGAAGTTATTGCGCAGGTGCGTGAGATTGCGTGACAGACGCGGATCAAGTGCGTCGAGTTCGACTTTTCAGCGAACAATGCGCCTCGGTTCCATGTCAGTTAGCGTGACGTTTATCAAAACAGAGCCGAATTCGATTACTGGTCGGTTAACAAAGTGCTCTTGTATGCGCCCGAATGTAAGTTCACCCAAGCTGTAA